The Aedes albopictus strain Foshan chromosome 1, AalbF5, whole genome shotgun sequence genomic interval CTGAGCTGAATATACGGAAGAGCACACATTGTGCTAGGCTCTCAAGGTGAGTGCTACCGTGATAAGCTGATTCAAACTGCCAAGAATGGTTTCGCCCTCACTTTCGATTTCTGAACAACGGGCAGATGAGATGTGCCACGGTATCGTCTGGACGGTCGCTTTTCGGCTAATATCGGATTATGCACCGAGAGAGGGttgttggatgaatttttggggaGTTCTCACAAAGTTTTCGccaacatttttggaggaatcctccgTGAGCTTCCTAATAACGTttagaagattttccaaaataagttatgaaagaatccttgaaaaacctTGAAATAAATGTTTATCCTTGAGGgaccttctagaggaatccttgaaataaggtATAGAGGAATCGTCGGATAAATTGCTGAAAAGAACATTAGAAAAATGCTGGAGGGGTTTCTGGGGCAATCCAGGACATAATTTCTTATAagtcaaatataaaaagtttcctgaatggaggattttctgaggattttttcTCTCTGACgactctttggagaaatttctaaaggaatccttggagagtcctttttagaggaatccttgggtaAATATTCGGCGACTTTCAGGAGGATTCTTTTCGGGTAAACAggcagagaaatttctgcaggtttCATGTGCTAGTTTCTGTTgcaattttcaaagtaaattgtggatgaatcaccggagaaatttctttagtaattctgggaggaatcctttaaggaggCCTTCGAACAAATCTTTGACCTGTTTGGAGACATCTTCTAGGTATTTCCTAGAGCAAActaaggaaaatttctgaagattttcttttaaaaaaacaggagaaatcttaaaatgaaattctagaagaattcgtaagtgaattttggaaatgaatttctcaagaaactttggagaaattcctagaaatgctctttaagaaattctcgaaaaaacctCCCAAGAATTCcaaatttttggacaaatcttcGGAAAATTCTGAGAGACTCcggtagaaatttccaaaaacaaactCGTTAAAATGTTCAAAGGGAACCTtcttaatttttttgagaaaattttcaaaagcgaaTAGGAGAAAATACTCAgacgaattcctcaaagaaaattcgattaaattcTGTTAAAACCTGctttggaattaaaaaaaaagtaataaGATGGAATTATAAACCTTGGAATATGTGCAATTCGGAAAttatattgttttaatttttttttttcaatggcgtTTTTGTAGATTcttgaaatttttgttggaattttcagaatagtTGACTATAAATGGGCCAAATTGAGATATACTTGAAAATGTCTCAcatgaaaatcctgcaggagtacaTTCTcatattccatcaggaattattccaagtgtCACCAcactgatttcttcaagaatttgtaagagttcttctcaaatttctccaaggatttctccagagattctctctaGAAATTGAGACAGAagctttttaaagaatttccattTGAAATTCTCTTTGACATTTatcactggaatttcttcaagaatttctcctcaaaATCAGAGAATACAGCACTAAATTTTCAGGcactcttttgaaaattctcaaaaagtaTTTAAAGAACTTTCTATAGGGTCTCCTCAGTTACTGCATGGATTCTATCATAGGAATATTTCCAGGACTCTagcagtgatttcttcaaaaatgtcttccagaagttttacttgaaattccatcagagattcctccggggtgttttttttagaaatctcacCAGGAACTCCTATAGtgaatctttcaggaatcctttctggtttttgttttttttttcaggaatttcttccgaaaatttttcagagatgcTTCCAAGcattccctaagaaatttataCAGAGAAACATTCTGTTCTCAGCCTCTGGAGCTGCGGTCCCAAAACCTTGAACAAGATTTCGCTAGAAGTATAAGTTGTATCTCAATAATTCCACAAATGGATCTTAAAAAAAGGTACTTGAACTCAACTCGAACCAAATGCATTTCAACTTTTATTTTCAGAACACGCAGTCCTGTTACGTGAACATTTAATGTGTCATGTCCGTTACATGCTGAGATGCCAGTTTATTTTCCAAATAATCTATATCAGTTCGCAACAAATACCGATTATTCTAAATCGCTGAACTTCTTTATTTTACGCCAGAAAGAAAACCATGTATTCTTTCTCCAAGAATATATGTGAAAAGGCACTAATTTTAAAGCATCTTGCCAAAGTCTTCTAAGTATAGGCACCAGTCTAGAAACTATCTAGAAAATTTTTCATTCAATCTATTGAAAGTAGCTTTATGGTTCAAACATGTTCAGTATTCTGCAGAAATctgtatctattttttttttatatttaaaggtTTGCTGGTCTGTATCTTTTTTGTTATAAAGAGCAAAAATCTGGAAAGAAAcgtaaaatctgtatatctggcatcactGGTAATATGAAACACAATTTCGCACGAATCAAGTTTTTTGTTGAACTTTCTTGCATTTCGATCTGTTTGTTTGGCACTACTGTATCCGATTCTATAGTATCCTACAGTATTACCAAATACTGTTTTTGAGTTTTGAATTTTTTCCcgcaattttcttaaaaaatctaaaaCGATGCTCTTTTAGcattagggggctgtccataaaccacgtggtcatttttttgggacttctcaaacccccccccccccgcgtggtcatttgtccatacaaaattttttttcgtccatacaaaatggtcattggccgaaccccccccccccccccctcatgaccacgtggtttatggacagcccctagagcGTTAAGTCAGAATCCAAGTTTATGCCAAAATAATCAAACATATGCTATTACTGTATGAATCTCCGGCCCGATAAGTAAAAAAATCTGTAGTACTCCTTCATCTGCACTTTTTTAAAGTTTTGCCTTTTGCTAAATGTAGATTGTGACAAAATACAAAAGTTGCTGAAGTCACACAAGgtctagggtagaagcttcagttttggccagcccggagttttggccatagtgcggtattcagcctgttacggtcTAAATcggtataaatttattttttactagtagatactaatataatatgatgattacagctgtgaaaatcatacattttgattaaaaactggaagaaaaaaataattttccttaaaaaatcagctcccatatatctattttgaccagggtgcttctaatttggccactcccataagaaatacacgtgattgaccAAAATAGAAAttaaagctgagaatatggccaaaactgcggcaatgcttctattttggtcagtgtcacttttaatacaaaaatcaagtattagcttgatttctgcatttttctaataaagtatagatcgaaatctttcatttaacacattggtagttttcattggattattggttatttttataaagatGATTTCCCTTAGATTGGCCAAAACCGGTTCCCGCACCCTATAAGATGTCAGATGACATTATCTGGCTGAATTTGTTCGAAGAAAAAATCACTTTGGTCAAAACCTTAATAAATTTGAGTAAATACGTGACAATTTGCCTCATCTGCAATGTAAAGGTTGAACGAAACAAATTTCGATTTAAAAATGAACTACTCCAAGTGCATTTGATGTTGATTCCCAGGTTTGATTGGAGTTCTCCGATGCAAGCGTTGGTAGATCGCTTAGTTTCTTCCTCAAATATTCACAATATAAAATCATCAATCATAATACTTACTGCCTCCGACCGACGAAGCACTGCTGCTGGCACTGGCACCCAACGATCCCAAAGTGGCGTCAAATCCATGTCCGGATCCGTGTCCCGAGCTACCGAGTCCGGTGGCAAGTCCGGCGCTAGCACTACCCACAGCACCGCTCAGTCCACTCTGCGCAACACCACCATCGAAAGCCTTGTTGGCCTTGTACTTGATGAAGTAGACCTCGGGTTTGCTTGGTGGCAGAGCCGGCAGCTGTGGGATGTTGATATCGGCCTGTTCGTCGGGCTTCTTGACCAGGACGTACACGATGGTCTTCTCCTCCTGTTGGGCCTGCTGCAGGGCGATCTGGGCGGCCGATGGCTGCACGTTCGGTGTCTTGATGAAGATGATCTTGTAGTGCTTGCGAGGCACACCCTGGCTCACGATCTGCTGGGCACGGGTTTCCTCGGGCTCCTGGGGTGGCACGTGCACGTAGATGTGCTTCTGGACCACGGTTTGCTGAGGGGCTGCGGAGTTCGGATAGTTGGTATTGAACAATTTGCTAAAATATTCTTGGGATTTCTGGAATGACTTACCGAAGCCTTGCACCTGACTGGCACCGCTGGAGAAGCCACCAGTGAAACCGCCTCCGAGACCGGTAGCATGACCGCTGCCGAACGCTCCACCGGAGATAGCGGATCCGAATCCGGACGATGGGAACACTGGAGCGTGGACTGGAGCGTGAACTTGGACTGGAGCCTGTGCCTGGAAGTAACCTCCTCCGTGACCGTGGGCAGTGGCATGCGCAGCGGACGATGCCACAGCCTGGTGCACCACAGGTCGTGGAGCTGGATAGTTATAACCATGCAGAGGAGCCTCTGGTCGGGCCGCAGCCATGGCCACGCAAGCCAAAACCTTCCGGGGGAGAGAAAACGACACATCTTAGAACCACCGTTGACACGTCACCAGAACACTATTTCGTTGAGCTATTGTCTTTGCAGTCAAGCGAAGCCAGATCTACACGCTTTTCACAGATCTTCTAGAATAAGCCATCGACAGATTCTTCCCATTCACGAATCCGACATCACTTCTTTGCACTTGAGTCCAATAATTGTCCATAGGATCACACAGTCCCACTATCACCGTTCTCCGACCCACTTACCACTAAGATCTTCATTCTCGTAAGAATAGGATAAATCACAACCAAGAAAAAATCACAACCCAAGCACAGAAACACAGAAATTTTCCCTCGAAAGATGCTCCGATATTCACTGGAGGAAGCTGATTCTCGAACTGAATATTGGAAGCATTGTTTGTATCGATAAATATAGGTAACTCCCCACCACCGAGGGCCGGCATCCATGGTctctgctgctgcagcagcctCGTAGATGATACTcaaaacgatgacgacgacggacgaccTGCAGGAGAgcccaccgaaaaaaaaaaccagtccCCCAACAAACCGACGACATGCTGCTGCGGCGGTAGTGCGACACAAAACCGACCAACcccgaccaaccgaccgaccgctgCCCCAATCAGTCAGTCAGCCCGAAAGAAGAAAGCACATGGTTTTAGTCGGGCGGTGGTGACCACGCCAAGCCAAAGCCCAACGAGGGGAAACAATCACGGGGAAGGTGTTGATGAGGAGCGCGCGCGCATCCAAAAGCTAGATATGCTCCTCAGCTCAGTCGCATCCACCACGTCAGCGTGGTGCGGTCACAGGGCTGTGTAACTGAGCGTACTGGTTATCTCAGTCAATATTTCTGACCAGGTCATTAAGGAGTTCATTGTCGATACATTAAAGAAAAAATCCGCAAAAGTTATTGGTTTTATCAATAGAATTGTTAAAATTTATTCATTGGAATAGTGATATGAGTGAAGAATAGGTTTTTGTTAAAATTCGCGTAATTTCATTTGCATTTATAACTGAACTGGTTGATCATTCGCCGCAACactccgttctcctgcacaccgccaaagatcgtccttagcactcgtCGCTCCAACACTTCCAGTCCTTACAAGTCCGCCTCGAGTATAGTCCATGAGTCATGTCCATAAAGGACTACCGCACCGGTCTTGTAAGTTGATGCAGGGATGAATCTTGTTTAccccagtttcttctggagcctgttgtatgcacgacttccactgataatgcACCTTCGTATCTAACGGCTCACGTTTTCGTCAGCCGTTAGCGAGGAAGCAAGGTAGACAAATAACAAGCACTATTCTTCTATCACCGTATCCCCGTCTTTTTTATAGATACAGTGAGGACCCGATTTTATCAGCCCCAttctgcgacaaactttttgctctcgttatttTACGGTCAAACTTAACCTATTTAtccatgtttatcatcaaactacagctaaagggcaaaacatagagggataatacgtttgaaaaattgttcaggttttcgaggagagcaaaaaatgtgtcccggaaaggggctgacaaaatcgggtcacttatgtgtaGGAAATCTGCTtttacagatacccaagaggtggttcctcgggttatgtggggtcgacactaaaacaTCTTTCTCTCACTTTCTTACATTCGCGGTAGGCTCGTTAGGGATTTCGAGAAGGGAGGTGACATCGTACATGAGTTCACTCTAAATAAATCACAGAGAGCAAACGTCTATC includes:
- the LOC109397735 gene encoding uncharacterized protein LOC109397735, with protein sequence MKILVVLACVAMAAARPEAPLHGYNYPAPRPVVHQAVASSAAHATAHGHGGGYFQAQAPVQVHAPVHAPVFPSSGFGSAISGGAFGSGHATGLGGGFTGGFSSGASQVQGFAPQQTVVQKHIYVHVPPQEPEETRAQQIVSQGVPRKHYKIIFIKTPNVQPSAAQIALQQAQQEEKTIVYVLVKKPDEQADINIPQLPALPPSKPEVYFIKYKANKAFDGGVAQSGLSGAVGSASAGLATGLGSSGHGSGHGFDATLGSLGASASSSASSVGGSLPHTEYGAPTGHQGYP